The Candidatus Zixiibacteriota bacterium DNA segment GGTCGAAGAGGTCAACGAATAGCAACGCACGAAATTGGATAGAGGCTGACGATGGATTTACACTCCCTGAAACCGCCGACGGGTGCGACGAAGGATCGCAAGCGCGTCGGCCGCGGCGCCGGCTCGGGGCTGGGCGAGACATCCGGGCGCGGGCACAAGGGACAGAAGGCCCGCAGCGGCAACCGGCGCAGACACGCCAGCGAGGGCGGACAGATGCCCCTGCATCGCCGGCTGCCCAAATACGGTTTTACCAATATCTTCAAGAAAGAATACCAGATCGTCAACGTGGCCGACCTGGCACGGTGTGATACCGGCGAAGTGACCATCGAAACGCTCAAGCAGGCCGGACTCGTGAAAAAGACCGACATGCCGGTCAAGATTCTCGGTAACGGTTCTCTCGATAAAGCGCTCACCGTGAAAGCGAGCGCCTTCTCCAAGTCGGCTGTCGCCAAGATTGAAGCTGCAGGTGGAAAAGCCGAGGTGGTCGCGTGATAGACACATTTGCCTCGATTTTCCGAATCGAAGAACTCCGACGGCGAATATTATTCACTCTAGGCATGCTGATCGTCTATCGGATCGGCGGACATATCCCGACTCCGGGCGTCGACGGCTCCGTGCTGACACAGGCCTTGTCCGGTGACTCCATTTTCGGGCTGCTTGACCTTTTCGCCGGCGGCGCGTTCGCGAAAGCGACTATTTTTGCGCTCGGCATCATGCCGTACATCTCGGCTTCGATTATGCTCCAGCTGCTCGGCGCGGTCGTCCCGTACCTCCAGCGTCTCCAACGGGAGGGGGAAGAGGGTCGCCGCAAGATCACGCAGTATACGCGCTACCTGACCGTGCTGATTGCCGCGCTGCAGGCCTGGGGTACGGCCGGTTTCATTTCTACCATTTCCTCGGGAACCGGCATTTCCGCGGTCCACATGAGTTCGACGTGGTTTATTCCACTGACGATCATCACGTTCACGTGCGGTTGTATTTTTATCATGTGGCTCGGTGAGCAGATCACCGAACGCGGGATCGGCAACGGTATCTCGTTGATTATTTTCATCGGTATCATTGCGCGCTTCCCCGACGCCGTCGTCGAGGAGATCCAGATGCTCTGGCACGGAACGCGGGGCTTCATCACCGAGATTCTCATGGTCGCCATGATGCTCGCCGTGATTGCCGCCGTCGTGCTGATCACCCGCGCCCAACGCCGCATCCCGGTGCAGTACCCGCGTAAGGTAGTTGGCCGCCGCGTGTTTGGTGGGGCGACGACGCACCTGCCGCTGTCGGTGAACTCGGCCGGCGTCATTCCGATCATTTTCGCGCAGTCGATCATGTTTCTGCCGTCGACCATCGCACAGCTTCCCTATTTCCGCGATACCGACTGGATTCAGAACCTGATCGCATACACGCTGGCGCCGGGAGGCTTCTGGTATTCGATTATCTACGCGCTGATTATCATTTTCTTTGCCTACTTCTACACCGCGATCGTTTTTAATCCGATGGAGATTGCGGACAACATGCGGAAGAACGGCGGCTACATTCCGGGCATCCGGCCCGGCAAAAACACCGCCCAATACGTTGAGAAGGTTCTGACCAGGATCACGCTGCCGGGCGCGCTGTTTTTCGCGGCGATCGCCGTGTTGCCCTGGGTGCTTATCAGTCAGGCCGGTGTCAACTACTTCTTCGGCGGTACCGGTCTTCTGATCGTGGTCGGCGTGGCGCTGGACACGCTGCAGCAGATAGAGTCGCACCTGATGATGCGCCACTATGACGGTTTCTTGAAGAAGGGCAAGATCCGCGGGAGATCGATGTAACCATGAATCTGGTGTTTCTGGGCCCACCGGGGTCAGGGAAGGGCACTCAGGCCGTTCGCGTCGCGCGGCAACTTGGAGTCACGCACCTCTCGACGGGTGACGTACTCCGGGAGGCGGTCAAAAACGGCACCGCCCTCGGCAAGCAGGCCGAAGGATATATGAAGCGAGGCGAACTGGTCCCCGATGACCTGATCATCGGTCTGATCGAGAACAAGATTACCGGCGGCGCGCTCGACAACGGCTTCATACTTGACGGTTTTCCGCGCACGATGGAACAGGCGCGCAGCCTCAAGACAATGTTCGAGAAGAACAAGATTCGTCTCGACAAGGCGATCCTGCTGAAGGTTTCCGACCAGGAGATCATCAAGCGCATCGCCGGACGGGCGGCAGCCGAAGGGCGCGCCGACGACACCGAAGACGTCGTGCGCAACCGTTTGGACGTATACAATAAGCAGACTAAGCCGATCGAAGTGTTTTACCGGGAAGAGTCGATCCTGACGGAAATCCAGGGTGAGGACACCATGGAAAACGTCTTCCAGAAGGTGATGTCTGCGCTGAAATGACGAATGCGGATCCGGCGTGATCATTCTGAAGTCGACAGAGGAAATCGAGATGATGCGGCAGGCCGGTCGGGTAGTCGGCATGACACTCGAC contains these protein-coding regions:
- the rplO gene encoding 50S ribosomal protein L15 translates to MDLHSLKPPTGATKDRKRVGRGAGSGLGETSGRGHKGQKARSGNRRRHASEGGQMPLHRRLPKYGFTNIFKKEYQIVNVADLARCDTGEVTIETLKQAGLVKKTDMPVKILGNGSLDKALTVKASAFSKSAVAKIEAAGGKAEVVA
- the secY gene encoding preprotein translocase subunit SecY; translation: MIDTFASIFRIEELRRRILFTLGMLIVYRIGGHIPTPGVDGSVLTQALSGDSIFGLLDLFAGGAFAKATIFALGIMPYISASIMLQLLGAVVPYLQRLQREGEEGRRKITQYTRYLTVLIAALQAWGTAGFISTISSGTGISAVHMSSTWFIPLTIITFTCGCIFIMWLGEQITERGIGNGISLIIFIGIIARFPDAVVEEIQMLWHGTRGFITEILMVAMMLAVIAAVVLITRAQRRIPVQYPRKVVGRRVFGGATTHLPLSVNSAGVIPIIFAQSIMFLPSTIAQLPYFRDTDWIQNLIAYTLAPGGFWYSIIYALIIIFFAYFYTAIVFNPMEIADNMRKNGGYIPGIRPGKNTAQYVEKVLTRITLPGALFFAAIAVLPWVLISQAGVNYFFGGTGLLIVVGVALDTLQQIESHLMMRHYDGFLKKGKIRGRSM
- a CDS encoding adenylate kinase, which gives rise to MNLVFLGPPGSGKGTQAVRVARQLGVTHLSTGDVLREAVKNGTALGKQAEGYMKRGELVPDDLIIGLIENKITGGALDNGFILDGFPRTMEQARSLKTMFEKNKIRLDKAILLKVSDQEIIKRIAGRAAAEGRADDTEDVVRNRLDVYNKQTKPIEVFYREESILTEIQGEDTMENVFQKVMSALK